A single genomic interval of Sebastes umbrosus isolate fSebUmb1 chromosome 9, fSebUmb1.pri, whole genome shotgun sequence harbors:
- the pin4 gene encoding peptidyl-prolyl cis-trans isomerase NIMA-interacting 4, producing the protein MPPKGKGGKGGKGAASGSAGEADKKDKAPKGGTAVKVRHILCEKHGKCMEAMEKLKAGVRFSEVASQYSEDKARQGGDLGWMTRGSMVGPFQEAAFAQPVSSMDKPVYTDPPIKTKFGYHIIMVEGKK; encoded by the exons ATGCCACCAAAGGGAAAAGGTGGTAAGGGTGGTAAAG GAGCAGCTTCAGGAAGTGCAGGGGAAGCTGACAAGAAAGATAAAGCACCAAAGGGAGGAACTGCTGTGAAG GTTCGACACATCCTCTGTGAAAAACATGGAAAATGCATGGAGGCAATGGAGAAACTGAAGGCTGGAGTCCGTTTCAGTGAAGTAGCATCACAATACAGTGAAGACAAAGCGAGACAAGGA GGTGATCTGGGGTGGATGACGCGAGGATCAATGGTTGGACCTTTCCAGGAAGCAGCATTCGCCCAACCTGTCAGTTCCATGGATAAACCAGTCTACACAGACCCTCCTATCAAGACAAAGTTTGGGTACCACATCATTATGGTAGAGGGGAAAAAGTGA